Below is a genomic region from Fischerella sp. PCC 9605.
TTTGCTAGAGGTAGGCGCACCCGTTCGCCAGAAGCATTTCTTCCCACAGCTTAACTCTTGATTTGGGCTATTATCTTACGCTTGTGGGTCTACAATCGAACCCATAAATAAAATACTACCTGTTTGGTTGTCGCGAATAGCACAGAAAAACGGACGATCAACAATCATCCGGAATGGTTCATTAACAGGTAAAGATAGTGCTACTATTCCTACGGAAGTAGTAGCAGCAGCTTCTGTACCTTCTTCATTTACTTCTACAAAGGTTTTATGTTTAACATCGCTAATGGCGAGATTTTCTCCGATGCCAGAAAAGTCCGCTTGATTGGTGAAAGCCTCGCCCATACCTAAGACCTTCAGAGCATTATTGAGCGTCACTTCATAATCCATTTTAAAGCGGGGCAAGCGAATAAAACCTTCTTGCTGGCTAAACTGAGACATCCATTTTTCCCAGTTTTCAGCATTTAAATTTTGATAGAAAGATTTAAGGTTATAGTTTTGTTTGGGTAGAAAAACATAAAAGCTAATTTTAGCTTCTTTGCCATAAGGCAAACTTACTGCCTGAAATTGCTCGTTTTCATAGTATTTATATTTACCTTTTTGCGACATCATCGGGTGTTGTTTCTGACTACCAGATGTTATATAAAAAGGGTATTGGGCAGTTTGCTGTTTGTCGAATTCATTATTCCATTTGCCTTTAAAATAAACTGCATTGAGAAGAAATAGCACCTGGTCGGGTTCTATGTTTTCAACTATCTTATTAATTTTGCCACTAGTTTTTTCATTAACCCAATTGTTAATAATGCCAGGCGCACTTGCATCTTTAAAATTTAAATTTGTCACTTTAGCTTGATAAAAATCCTGAGTTCTTTTGAGAAAATCAGGTTTAATGCTAACGTCTTGATTTGCCCACAGCGAGTTAGCAATACTTAGTTGAACTTGTGGATCGGGATTTTCTAAAAGCACTTTTAAAGCCGCGTTAGAGGAGTTAATTTCTGGCACACTTAACCCCTGTAACTCGAGTGCCTTCGCCATTGCTTGTTGCGTACTGCCACCAGCACCGTTGTAGGTCATGTCTAAAGCGATCGCCACGCTGGTAGGTGAAATAAAAATATTGCGATCGCTGTCTTGTTTGAGAATTTCTGAAAAAAGTTTAAAGCCAAACTTTGTATTAGCAGTAATGAGTTTAGTATTAGGCAAGACAGATTTTTGAGGCATAGGAGATTCTGAGCGAGGCGGACTCGATTGAGCAAAAACGCTTGTGCTACCATTGACTTGGGAACATCCAATCACGCTCATAAGAACTACACTGGCAGCTGCTAGAGCATAGCGCCTTCCCAAACGAACAGCATAACGTCTTTGTAGGAAATTTTC
It encodes:
- a CDS encoding serpin family protein, translated to MKQKFSSAWENFLQRRYAVRLGRRYALAAASVVLMSVIGCSQVNGSTSVFAQSSPPRSESPMPQKSVLPNTKLITANTKFGFKLFSEILKQDSDRNIFISPTSVAIALDMTYNGAGGSTQQAMAKALELQGLSVPEINSSNAALKVLLENPDPQVQLSIANSLWANQDVSIKPDFLKRTQDFYQAKVTNLNFKDASAPGIINNWVNEKTSGKINKIVENIEPDQVLFLLNAVYFKGKWNNEFDKQQTAQYPFYITSGSQKQHPMMSQKGKYKYYENEQFQAVSLPYGKEAKISFYVFLPKQNYNLKSFYQNLNAENWEKWMSQFSQQEGFIRLPRFKMDYEVTLNNALKVLGMGEAFTNQADFSGIGENLAISDVKHKTFVEVNEEGTEAAATTSVGIVALSLPVNEPFRMIVDRPFFCAIRDNQTGSILFMGSIVDPQA